Part of the Halobaculum halobium genome, TCGCCCCGTAGATGGAGCCGATGCCGCCGAGGATCACGGCCGCGAAGATCAACAGCAGGAGCACCCAGCCGAACTGGAAGTTCATGGTCCCGCGTTCGAGCGCGATGAGGAACCCGCCGGCGCCCGCGAGGCCGCCGCCGATGATCCACGTGAAGCGGACGACCCGCTCGGTCGGGATGCCGGTGACGCGAGCGAGGTCCTCGTTGTCTGCCATCGCGCGCATCGCCTTCCCGAGCTTCGTCGTCTGGAGCAGGAGGTGGACGCCGAGCATCAGGCCGGCTGCGATGACGACGAGCGTGACCTCGTGTCCACCGACGCCGAACCCGCCCGCGATCGCGAGATCGGGCACCGACTGCGCGTCGGTGAGCCCGCGGGTACGCTGCCCGAAGACGATGTAGATCACGTACCGAAGCGCCAGTGCGACCCCGATAGAGGCGATGAGCAGCGAGATACCGCCCTCGTCGCGCATCGGCCTGTACACCAGTCGATCGATGACGAGCGAGAGGACGATTGTCGCGGCGGCCGCGACGACCAGTCCCGCGACGACCGCGAGCGGGGTCGCGAACATCGTCACCCCCAGATCCCGCGTCGACACCGAGCCGATGAACAGCAGCGTCGTCAGGTCGAACTGCCCGGCGCCCGCGAACAGCCACGTCACCGCCCAACCGGCGAACGCGCCGGAGGTGACGTAGTCGCCGTGGCCGAAGTTCGCGAAGTTCAGGATACTGTACGTCATCGAGAGTCCGACGCCCGCGAGCCCGATCGAGAGCCCAACTACGATCCCCTCCCACAGGAATCCGGCGAGTTGCGCGCCCGTGAGGCCTCCCGGCGCCGCGATCTGGCGGCCGAGGTCGAACACCAGGAACGCGATGATGCCGGCGACGATGAGGACGAACGGCCGAGAGGCGGCAAGGTCTCTGCCGCGTGAGTACGTTTCGCTAATGCCCATTGATATTCCTTCTCACGATTCGTGAGGTACCCCAACGCACTTAACCATTCTCTCACCCGCAGGACAGCGTCGTCGAGCCGACACGACTGTCGGCGTCCCCGACACTCGGAGCACAAGGGCCAAGCCAAGTCAGACCCTTCGAACCGGTGGATGCCGGTCGATCCGTCGGACACCGACGCGCGTGATCGCGGGAGGCCCGCCAGCGACGAACGCGAGCCGAACCATGCCGGCGGCGTCACGGTCGAACCGGGCACGATGGACGACGTCGAGACCGTTGCCGACCTCTGGGTTCGTCTCGCGGACGGACAGCGATCCCACGGGACCCACCTCGCCGCCGCCGAGAACCGGCCGGCTGCCGCCGACGCGGCCGCGCGCGCGGTCGTCACCGGCGGCCTCGTCGTCGCTCGGGCGTCGGCCCCGGATCCGGACGAGAGCGGTGCGGACGCCGGCCTCCCGGACGAAGGGTCGAGGGGAGTCGTGGGGTTCGTCACGTTCGGGATCGAGTCGGGCCGCTACGACCTAGACGTGACCCGCGGGGCAGTGTACAACCTGTTCGTTCGCGAGGGGTATCGCGACGGCGGCGTCGGAGCAGAATTACTCGCGGCCGCCGAGTCGGCGCTCGCGGACGAGGGCGTCGACGTGGTCGCGCTCGAGGCGATGGCTGCGAACCGAGACGCGAGGCGATTCTATGAGCGGCACGGCTACGACGCCCACCGCATCGAACTAGAGAAGCCGGTGGACGGCGACGGAAGCGATAGCGATT contains:
- a CDS encoding branched-chain amino acid ABC transporter permease, giving the protein MGISETYSRGRDLAASRPFVLIVAGIIAFLVFDLGRQIAAPGGLTGAQLAGFLWEGIVVGLSIGLAGVGLSMTYSILNFANFGHGDYVTSGAFAGWAVTWLFAGAGQFDLTTLLFIGSVSTRDLGVTMFATPLAVVAGLVVAAAATIVLSLVIDRLVYRPMRDEGGISLLIASIGVALALRYVIYIVFGQRTRGLTDAQSVPDLAIAGGFGVGGHEVTLVVIAAGLMLGVHLLLQTTKLGKAMRAMADNEDLARVTGIPTERVVRFTWIIGGGLAGAGGFLIALERGTMNFQFGWVLLLLIFAAVILGGIGSIYGAMFGGVTIGIAQSISLVWLPSEFSTVAAFGVMIFVLLFKPEGLFSGVTTA
- a CDS encoding GNAT family N-acetyltransferase; the protein is MPVDPSDTDARDRGRPASDEREPNHAGGVTVEPGTMDDVETVADLWVRLADGQRSHGTHLAAAENRPAAADAAARAVVTGGLVVARASAPDPDESGADAGLPDEGSRGVVGFVTFGIESGRYDLDVTRGAVYNLFVREGYRDGGVGAELLAAAESALADEGVDVVALEAMAANRDARRFYERHGYDAHRIELEKPVDGDGSDSD